The proteins below are encoded in one region of Effusibacillus dendaii:
- a CDS encoding hemolysin family protein — translation MDNPGETAFNLLAVLFLVFLNGFFVAAEFAMVKIRSSRLAQLVEEGNKKAKVAQTITNNLDAYLSATQFGITLASLGLGWIGESAIAHLIEKPLATLGVPAFAVHTIAFVIAFATITILHIVLGELAPKSLAIQRAEGTVLHVARPMILFYKVMYPFIWILNGTANRVLKWVGIQPAKEGELAHTEEEIRILMNQSHQSGLIDNTEMALFDNVFEFSDRIAREIMVPRVDMITIDIDDSHEEIIQKIDRERHTRYPVSQGDKDHIIGYVHVKDLYLQMNRHHQFTIQSILRRVIMVSEAAEISAVLKQMQKNGTQIAVVMDEYGGTAGLITTEDIMEELVGEIRDEFDGEELPAVQKTKDGYSVEGRVLLEEINDLLGTDIDDVDVDTIGGWMYSMVAKQPEKGDSARKSGFLFTIEKMDDTRIERISIQRLPELGLESVPNLERVH, via the coding sequence TTGGATAATCCGGGTGAAACAGCATTTAACTTACTGGCAGTGCTTTTCCTTGTTTTTCTAAACGGTTTTTTCGTGGCGGCGGAATTTGCGATGGTCAAAATCCGTTCCAGCAGATTGGCTCAATTGGTCGAGGAAGGCAATAAAAAGGCGAAAGTGGCGCAGACCATTACCAACAATCTGGACGCCTATCTTTCTGCCACACAATTTGGCATTACGCTCGCTTCGCTGGGCCTCGGCTGGATTGGAGAATCCGCAATCGCCCACTTGATTGAAAAACCGCTTGCCACTTTGGGAGTTCCCGCATTTGCGGTTCATACAATCGCTTTTGTCATCGCATTCGCGACCATTACGATTCTTCATATTGTTCTGGGTGAGCTCGCCCCGAAATCATTGGCGATTCAAAGGGCGGAAGGAACCGTGTTACACGTTGCAAGACCGATGATTCTTTTTTATAAGGTGATGTATCCGTTTATATGGATCTTAAACGGAACGGCAAACCGGGTCCTCAAGTGGGTCGGGATCCAACCCGCAAAAGAAGGGGAACTTGCCCATACGGAAGAAGAAATCCGAATTCTGATGAACCAAAGTCACCAAAGCGGGTTGATCGACAACACGGAAATGGCCCTGTTCGACAACGTATTTGAATTTTCCGACCGAATCGCAAGAGAAATCATGGTTCCCCGCGTGGATATGATCACAATTGACATCGACGATTCGCACGAAGAGATTATTCAAAAAATCGATCGGGAGCGTCACACCCGTTATCCGGTTTCGCAAGGGGACAAAGACCACATTATCGGATACGTTCACGTGAAGGATCTGTATTTGCAAATGAACCGTCATCATCAGTTCACGATCCAAAGCATTTTGCGACGTGTGATCATGGTGTCGGAAGCGGCTGAGATTAGCGCGGTGTTGAAACAGATGCAGAAAAACGGAACCCAAATCGCTGTAGTCATGGACGAATATGGCGGAACGGCCGGTTTGATTACCACAGAAGACATTATGGAAGAGCTTGTCGGAGAAATCCGGGACGAATTTGACGGCGAGGAGCTACCTGCCGTGCAGAAAACGAAAGACGGTTATTCGGTTGAAGGCCGCGTGCTGCTTGAAGAAATTAACGATTTGCTCGGTACCGATATTGATGACGTGGATGTGGACACGATCGGAGGATGGATGTACTCCATGGTTGCCAAACAACCCGAAAAAGGAGACTCCGCCCGGAAAAGCGGATTCCTCTTCACCATCGAAAAAATGGACGACACGCGGATCGAGCGAATCAGTATTCAACGATTGCCGGAATTGGGACTTGAATCGGTTCCCAACCTTGAGAGAGTTCATTAA
- a CDS encoding zinc metallopeptidase: protein MFFHPMDFLILIAFGLSIWAQFKVKGNFSKWSEVRASSGMTGAQAARTLLDRQGLYDVPVEVVPGALSDHYDPISRTVRLSEDVYYGSSIASLSVACHEIGHAIQHKVHYPMLVLRHRMFPVVNFASGIAPFLLMGGFLLHALNLIGLGIILFSAAVAFQVVTLPVEFNASARAKALMISEGFIRNEEERGVNQVLGAAALTYVAAALISVLELLKYVLIFFNQSRTEED from the coding sequence ATGTTTTTCCATCCGATGGATTTTCTGATTTTGATTGCGTTTGGACTTTCGATTTGGGCGCAGTTCAAGGTAAAAGGGAATTTTAGCAAATGGTCGGAAGTGCGGGCATCGTCCGGCATGACGGGCGCTCAAGCCGCTCGTACCCTGCTTGACCGTCAAGGTTTGTACGACGTGCCGGTGGAAGTGGTGCCGGGGGCGTTGTCTGACCACTATGATCCGATTTCCCGTACGGTGCGCTTGTCAGAAGACGTGTATTACGGATCGTCGATTGCCTCCTTATCCGTGGCTTGCCACGAAATCGGACACGCGATCCAGCACAAAGTGCATTACCCGATGCTTGTGCTTCGACACAGAATGTTCCCGGTTGTCAACTTTGCGTCCGGAATTGCACCGTTTCTTTTGATGGGCGGATTCTTGCTGCACGCGCTGAATTTAATCGGTCTCGGAATTATTCTGTTCTCGGCAGCGGTTGCGTTCCAAGTGGTGACGCTTCCGGTCGAATTCAACGCAAGTGCTCGTGCGAAAGCGTTGATGATTTCAGAAGGGTTCATCCGCAACGAGGAAGAGCGGGGAGTGAATCAAGTGCTTGGTGCCGCGGCGCTTACTTACGTGGCAGCAGCGTTGATCTCTGTGCTGGAATTGCTGAAATACGTGCTGATTTTCTTCAATCAGTCGAGAACGGAAGAAGACTAA
- a CDS encoding helix-turn-helix domain-containing protein: protein MDEKKISERIRLLRTHLKLTQQDLADKCGYTKGMISKIENGRISLPIATLSKIANALNVKLSWFFEEEGEDSELIITKKEERTPIVSNVTEFGYFYYGLANRKSLAKIETFMVIVPEVTEGKQPFSHQEEEFAFVVEGAIDLYYDGKLYPLEEGDSAYYFGDKPHMFLSRNNQESKVLVIIVSN, encoded by the coding sequence ATGGATGAGAAAAAAATATCGGAAAGAATCAGGCTATTAAGAACTCACTTGAAACTTACCCAACAAGATTTAGCGGATAAATGCGGATATACAAAAGGTATGATATCAAAGATTGAAAACGGACGTATCTCGCTGCCAATCGCAACGTTGTCAAAAATCGCCAACGCTTTAAATGTTAAATTGTCCTGGTTTTTTGAGGAAGAAGGCGAAGATTCGGAACTCATTATAACCAAAAAAGAAGAACGAACTCCTATCGTGTCGAACGTAACCGAGTTTGGTTACTTTTATTATGGATTAGCCAATCGTAAATCATTGGCTAAAATAGAAACGTTTATGGTTATCGTTCCAGAAGTAACGGAGGGAAAGCAACCCTTCTCTCACCAGGAAGAAGAATTCGCCTTTGTGGTAGAGGGAGCCATTGATTTGTATTATGACGGGAAACTGTATCCCTTGGAAGAAGGGGACAGCGCCTATTATTTTGGTGATAAACCTCATATGTTTCTATCTAGAAATAATCAGGAATCAAAAGTTCTGGTTATTATTGTTTCCAATTAA
- a CDS encoding cytochrome P450 yields MTIFLAGHETTANTLAWTWYLLSQHPEVERKFHEELESVLHGADPTPDSLNDLKYTYCIVQEAMRLYPAAWSIGRIAIEDVEIGGHTFKKASPS; encoded by the coding sequence ATGACGATTTTCCTGGCCGGTCATGAAACGACAGCCAATACGTTGGCTTGGACGTGGTACCTGCTGTCTCAACATCCGGAAGTTGAAAGGAAATTTCATGAAGAGTTAGAAAGTGTGCTGCACGGTGCCGATCCGACGCCCGATTCGCTGAATGATTTGAAATATACGTATTGCATCGTGCAGGAAGCGATGCGCCTTTACCCAGCGGCCTGGTCAATTGGACGGATTGCGATTGAAGATGTAGAAATCGGAGGGCATACGTTCAAAAAGGCGAGTCCATCATGA
- a CDS encoding Fe-Mn family superoxide dismutase, with the protein MPLLVLDVWEHAYYVKYANDRKSYIDAWWNVVNWDDVRQRYEKAHTIAWAAF; encoded by the coding sequence ATTCCGCTGCTCGTGCTTGACGTGTGGGAACATGCTTATTATGTAAAGTATGCGAACGACAGAAAATCATATATAGATGCCTGGTGGAACGTCGTGAACTGGGATGATGTACGGCAGCGATACGAAAAAGCCCATACGATTGCTTGGGCTGCTTTTTAG
- a CDS encoding alpha/beta hydrolase family protein has protein sequence MIYHVTYLSNGLKVKGYLSLPNGFELPASVLKNWIGQFYGYPDLPITEIATSINREKKDIRSFKLPALIYCRGGIGKFGSVKIHWIQQFANFGHVIFAPSYRGNEGGKGRDEFGGDDKEDVLAAYRLLQSLPFVNPERISVMGFSRGAINATLTAVEIPEVHRLILWSGVSDLAQTYEERIDLRRMLKRVIGGSPAKMPGVYQIRSPLLMAERIQCPVLIMHGTEDRQVDFSHGLHMYNKLKKLGSNVELHSYQGYGHLFPPSIHETAVKRMFDWIGNKTN, from the coding sequence ATGATTTATCATGTGACATACCTGTCCAACGGATTGAAGGTGAAAGGGTACCTAAGTCTGCCGAATGGGTTTGAGCTCCCTGCCTCAGTATTAAAAAATTGGATCGGGCAGTTTTATGGTTACCCGGATCTTCCTATAACGGAAATCGCGACTTCCATCAATCGAGAAAAAAAAGATATTCGATCGTTCAAGCTGCCTGCTCTCATTTACTGTCGGGGAGGCATTGGAAAGTTCGGAAGTGTTAAGATTCATTGGATACAACAATTCGCCAATTTTGGACATGTTATCTTTGCTCCCTCCTACCGGGGAAATGAAGGGGGGAAAGGACGCGATGAATTTGGCGGGGACGATAAGGAAGATGTTCTTGCCGCTTATCGGCTCCTGCAAAGTCTTCCCTTCGTCAATCCGGAACGAATTTCGGTGATGGGCTTTTCGCGCGGAGCTATCAACGCTACGCTTACTGCCGTGGAGATTCCTGAAGTACACCGATTAATCCTCTGGAGCGGAGTATCGGATTTGGCGCAAACTTATGAAGAGCGGATTGATTTGCGGAGAATGTTGAAACGTGTAATTGGAGGCTCCCCTGCTAAAATGCCTGGCGTTTACCAGATTCGTTCCCCGCTGCTGATGGCAGAACGAATTCAATGCCCCGTCCTGATCATGCATGGGACAGAAGATCGGCAAGTCGATTTCAGTCATGGGCTGCACATGTACAATAAGTTGAAAAAACTTGGGAGCAATGTGGAACTGCATAGCTATCAGGGTTACGGACATCTTTTCCCACCCTCGATTCATGAAACGGCAGTGAAGCGGATGTTTGACTGGATCGGCAACAAGACCAATTAA
- a CDS encoding MerR family transcriptional regulator gives MYRIGELANVANVSKRTIDYYTQLGLLTYERTESNYRFYSEEALQRLKLIELYKKEKLSLEEIRARLQVFDEQKVSATDVSHKMHEIFEQLHLVEDRLLELKPLLSKLNEQQLKVLTKTMSLQCATLIHTLSILLGDNPFK, from the coding sequence TTGTATCGCATAGGCGAGTTGGCAAACGTTGCAAATGTCTCGAAACGAACAATCGATTATTACACGCAACTGGGGTTGCTCACGTATGAAAGGACCGAATCGAATTATCGATTCTACTCGGAGGAAGCGCTGCAGCGATTAAAACTGATCGAGCTGTACAAAAAAGAAAAGCTGTCGTTGGAAGAAATTCGCGCGAGATTGCAGGTGTTTGACGAGCAAAAGGTTTCGGCAACAGACGTGTCCCACAAAATGCACGAGATTTTCGAACAGCTGCATTTGGTCGAGGATCGTCTGCTGGAATTAAAACCGCTGTTGTCAAAATTAAATGAACAGCAGCTAAAGGTTCTCACCAAAACGATGTCGCTCCAATGCGCTACTCTGATTCACACATTAAGTATTCTTTTGGGAGATAACCCATTCAAATAA